The following are encoded together in the Saliniramus fredricksonii genome:
- a CDS encoding DUF2336 domain-containing protein — translation MLERLSEMSADTSSEGRRTLLNAVTDLFLVDEDASAAATEHYSDIARRSLDAMGSDDRAAYAERVAAEPQLPNPIAKRLATDDEASVAQLVLRLSPVLSDDDLAAIAVSHSQAHLAAIAERASLSETVTDVLVERGDRKVLRTVSGNEGATFSDRGLDTLISRSDGDTQVARNLAERSDGLPATQARRVLQIAAQMSLTHTPEVETEVIDASKNKQFARKARERRLEVRLLIADLKEGKREIDDVVSLLCKDDRAFDLAQVVSTFSDIPNTQALRALLQKEASGIAVACKAMGLSKDGFKDVLAIRASRLGIPAKQIEQDLANYDGLTAELSERAMRFLKVRGKVS, via the coding sequence ATGCTCGAACGGTTGTCGGAAATGTCTGCGGATACCTCCTCCGAGGGCCGCCGTACATTGTTGAACGCAGTAACGGATCTCTTCCTGGTTGACGAGGACGCCAGCGCGGCGGCGACCGAGCATTACAGCGATATCGCCCGGCGCTCCCTCGACGCCATGGGTTCCGACGATCGCGCGGCCTATGCCGAGCGCGTCGCGGCAGAGCCGCAATTGCCCAACCCGATCGCGAAGCGTCTGGCAACCGACGACGAGGCATCGGTCGCGCAATTGGTTCTGCGCCTCTCGCCCGTCCTCAGCGACGACGATCTGGCCGCCATCGCGGTGAGCCATTCGCAGGCCCATCTCGCCGCGATCGCCGAGCGCGCCAGCCTGTCGGAAACCGTTACCGATGTCCTCGTCGAGCGCGGCGATCGCAAGGTTTTGCGTACCGTATCGGGCAATGAGGGCGCCACATTTTCGGATCGCGGCCTCGATACGCTGATCAGCCGCAGCGACGGCGACACGCAGGTCGCGCGCAACCTCGCCGAGCGCTCTGATGGTCTGCCCGCGACACAGGCGCGGCGCGTTCTGCAGATCGCCGCCCAGATGAGCCTGACGCACACACCCGAGGTCGAGACCGAAGTCATTGACGCCAGCAAGAACAAGCAATTCGCCCGCAAGGCCCGTGAGCGGCGCCTCGAAGTGCGGCTGCTGATCGCCGATCTCAAGGAAGGCAAGCGCGAGATCGACGATGTGGTCTCCCTCTTATGCAAGGATGATCGCGCCTTCGACCTCGCCCAGGTCGTCAGCACGTTCAGTGATATTCCAAACACCCAGGCATTGCGGGCCCTGCTCCAGAAGGAAGCCAGCGGCATCGCCGTCGCCTGCAAGGCGATGGGGCTGAGCAAGGATGGCTTCAAGGATGTTCTCGCCATACGCGCCTCGCGGCTTGGCATTCCGGCAAAGCAGATCGAACAGGATCTCGCAAACTACGACGGCCTCACCGCCGAGCTTTCAGAGCGCGCCATGCGCTTCCTGAAGGTGCGCGGCAAGGTCTCCTGA
- a CDS encoding pyroglutamyl-peptidase I family protein has translation MPRLLITGFGPFPRVPRNPSERVARAAAANPRWRRLGWQVDLRILDTRYSALETQLLPALRESDPDAVLLLGVAPKRDAITPERQARNRVSRLFPDAGGGVGDASLRLDRKDPRLIRRTQAPIAAMVRAMRRRGLRAAISRDAGRYLCNAAYYSTLSACGAARAAHVVFIHIPFPRDMTQRRRACDKSRRCKRRPSERELEGAINDCIYLLMRIAYSRNI, from the coding sequence ATGCCCCGCCTGCTGATCACCGGTTTCGGCCCCTTTCCCCGGGTTCCGCGCAATCCATCCGAGCGCGTGGCGCGCGCAGCCGCCGCGAATCCACGCTGGCGCCGCCTCGGCTGGCAGGTCGATCTGCGCATTCTCGATACCCGCTACAGCGCCCTCGAGACGCAACTGCTGCCGGCTCTGCGCGAGAGTGATCCGGATGCGGTGCTGCTCCTCGGTGTTGCACCGAAACGCGACGCGATCACACCGGAGCGTCAGGCCCGAAACCGGGTGTCGCGCCTGTTTCCCGATGCGGGCGGAGGTGTGGGGGATGCAAGCCTTCGGCTCGACCGGAAGGATCCCCGTCTGATCCGTCGTACACAAGCGCCGATTGCGGCAATGGTGCGCGCCATGCGCCGGCGCGGCCTGCGCGCCGCGATCTCGCGTGACGCCGGGCGCTATCTGTGCAATGCCGCCTATTACTCGACCCTGAGCGCCTGCGGCGCGGCACGTGCGGCGCATGTCGTGTTCATCCATATTCCCTTTCCGCGTGACATGACGCAGCGCCGCAGGGCCTGCGACAAATCGAGACGATGCAAGAGACGTCCTTCGGAGCGGGAATTGGAGGGCGCAATAAATGATTGTATTTATTTATTGATGCGTATCGCGTATTCACGTAATATATGA
- the meaB gene encoding methylmalonyl Co-A mutase-associated GTPase MeaB, whose translation MSSPHPSPGRNTPPAIDIADLRARLIAGERAALARAITLVESRRQDRRDAARQLLEEVLPETGNALRVGITGVPGVGKSTTIDTLGSMLTAQGKRVAVLAVDPSSTRTGGSILGDKTRMARLAVDENAYIRPSPASGTLGGVAAKTRETMLLCEAAGFDVILVETVGVGQSETAVADLTDFFLVLMLPGAGDELQGIKKGIIELADMIAVNKADGEGATRARAAAVDYRAALHILAPASPLWSPPVITISGLTGDGLDTLWAHVCDHHARLEARGEISARRRGQDIKWMWAMIEERIHRRLHGDADLRARIRALEDEVRRGALPATSAADEIAGILGL comes from the coding sequence ATGTCCTCTCCCCATCCATCCCCCGGTCGCAACACGCCCCCCGCCATCGACATCGCCGATCTGCGCGCGCGCCTGATCGCCGGCGAGCGCGCGGCTTTGGCGCGCGCCATCACGCTGGTCGAATCGCGCCGGCAGGATCGGCGCGATGCGGCGCGCCAGCTTCTGGAGGAGGTTCTGCCCGAGACGGGAAATGCCCTGCGGGTCGGCATTACCGGGGTTCCGGGCGTGGGCAAATCCACGACGATCGACACGCTCGGCTCCATGCTCACGGCGCAGGGCAAGCGCGTGGCCGTGCTCGCGGTCGATCCGAGTTCGACACGCACCGGCGGCTCGATCCTCGGTGACAAGACCCGCATGGCGCGGCTCGCCGTTGACGAGAACGCCTATATCCGCCCCTCCCCCGCCTCCGGCACATTGGGCGGCGTGGCGGCGAAGACGCGCGAAACCATGCTGCTCTGCGAAGCAGCCGGGTTCGACGTGATTCTCGTCGAGACCGTCGGCGTCGGCCAGTCCGAGACGGCGGTGGCCGATCTCACCGATTTCTTCCTCGTGCTGATGCTGCCTGGCGCCGGTGACGAATTGCAGGGGATCAAGAAAGGCATCATCGAGCTGGCCGACATGATCGCCGTCAACAAGGCCGATGGCGAGGGCGCAACGCGCGCCCGCGCCGCAGCAGTGGATTACCGCGCGGCCCTGCATATCCTCGCCCCGGCCTCGCCGCTTTGGAGCCCGCCGGTGATCACCATATCGGGGCTGACGGGCGACGGGCTCGATACGCTCTGGGCGCATGTCTGCGATCACCATGCGCGGCTCGAAGCCAGGGGCGAGATCAGCGCGCGCCGGCGCGGGCAGGACATCAAATGGATGTGGGCCATGATCGAGGAACGCATTCATCGCCGGCTGCACGGTGATGCCGATCTGCGCGCGCGCATTCGTGCGCTGGAAGACGAGGTGCGTCGCGGCGCGCTCCCCGCGACCAGCGCCGCCGACGAGATCGCTGGCATTCTCGGTTTGTGA
- a CDS encoding methyl-accepting chemotaxis protein, with translation MFARKIVSMAPASGQEAQGNVESAICEALQALARGEAPDTSALPAQVVTHLNALASEIRVRDARELENTVAFSMQASESMTAIARATGEVRAVDRDAQAMSAAVEQLDASIREINGFAARSIEALDNCVSEASGGLEAVRTARRETRSIGEAFATIDERVRALENAAQQITQIVDTIAAIAGQTNLLALNATIEAARAGEAGRGFAVVAGEVKNLSGQTARATEDIRARIDNLQSEVTAIRGAVEHATESVSAGVGAADQAEHSVEATAGEVSQSHGLVGEIARAIAEQSSATAELAQGVMRIASDARQARERTEAVVAAAAGSEAVIGSSLQELGKRAIPDYVLHCAKSDHLIWKKRLAGMLVGVAQLEESELSDHKACRLGKWYEAARADYSRYPAFVALEAPHARVHDAGKRAARAFNAGDLAAAELAFRELEEASGAVISALDDLIAQTSAAPGRGHAAMIA, from the coding sequence ATGTTCGCCAGAAAAATCGTGTCGATGGCCCCTGCTTCCGGTCAGGAAGCGCAGGGCAATGTCGAATCCGCCATCTGTGAAGCCCTGCAGGCGCTTGCGCGCGGCGAGGCGCCCGATACGTCCGCACTGCCGGCGCAGGTGGTCACGCATCTCAACGCGCTGGCTTCGGAAATCCGCGTACGCGACGCACGGGAACTGGAGAACACAGTCGCTTTCTCCATGCAGGCGAGTGAATCCATGACGGCGATCGCCCGCGCCACCGGCGAGGTGCGCGCGGTCGATCGCGATGCACAGGCCATGTCCGCCGCCGTCGAGCAGCTCGATGCCTCGATTCGCGAGATCAACGGCTTCGCCGCGCGCTCCATCGAAGCGCTCGACAATTGCGTGAGCGAGGCGTCGGGCGGATTGGAGGCGGTGCGCACGGCGCGGCGGGAGACCCGCAGCATCGGCGAGGCCTTCGCCACCATCGACGAGCGCGTGCGCGCGCTGGAGAACGCCGCGCAGCAGATCACGCAGATCGTCGATACCATCGCAGCCATTGCCGGGCAGACCAATCTGCTCGCTCTCAACGCCACGATCGAGGCGGCGCGCGCGGGTGAAGCGGGGCGCGGTTTCGCCGTCGTCGCGGGTGAGGTCAAGAATCTCTCCGGCCAGACGGCACGCGCCACGGAGGATATCCGGGCGCGGATCGACAATCTGCAAAGCGAGGTCACCGCCATACGCGGTGCGGTGGAGCACGCCACCGAATCCGTCTCCGCCGGCGTTGGCGCCGCCGATCAGGCAGAGCATTCCGTGGAGGCGACGGCCGGGGAGGTGTCGCAGAGCCACGGGCTGGTCGGGGAGATCGCCCGCGCCATCGCCGAGCAGTCATCGGCCACGGCGGAACTCGCGCAGGGCGTGATGCGAATCGCCTCCGATGCCCGCCAGGCACGCGAGCGGACGGAGGCGGTCGTCGCCGCCGCCGCCGGTTCCGAGGCGGTGATCGGGTCCAGTCTCCAGGAACTCGGCAAGCGGGCTATCCCCGATTACGTGCTGCATTGCGCCAAATCCGATCATCTGATCTGGAAAAAACGCCTCGCCGGCATGCTGGTGGGGGTCGCGCAGCTCGAGGAATCGGAATTGTCCGATCACAAGGCCTGCCGTCTCGGCAAATGGTACGAGGCTGCGCGCGCCGATTACAGCCGTTATCCGGCTTTCGTCGCGCTCGAGGCACCGCATGCCCGCGTGCACGATGCGGGCAAGCGCGCAGCACGGGCCTTCAATGCCGGTGATCTCGCCGCCGCCGAATTGGCGTTTCGCGAACTGGAAGAGGCCTCCGGCGCCGTCATCTCGGCTCTGGATGATCTCATCGCTCAGACAAGCGCGGCGCCGGGGCGCGGACATGCGGCAATGATTGCCTGA
- the rpsU gene encoding 30S ribosomal protein S21: MQVLVRDNNVDQALRALKKKMQREGIFREMKLRGHYEKPSEKRAREKAEAVRRARKLIRKRMQREGLLPSKGKAR; encoded by the coding sequence GTGCAGGTTCTCGTTCGTGACAACAATGTCGACCAGGCTCTCCGCGCTCTTAAGAAGAAGATGCAGCGCGAAGGCATCTTTCGCGAGATGAAGCTGCGCGGTCATTACGAAAAGCCCTCCGAGAAGCGCGCCCGCGAGAAGGCGGAAGCCGTCCGCCGCGCCCGCAAGCTGATCCGCAAGCGCATGCAGCGCGAGGGCCTTTTGCCGAGCAAGGGCAAGGCGCGCTGA
- the ruvB gene encoding Holliday junction branch migration DNA helicase RuvB encodes MTIPEGSKGILAPESREDDIDASLRPLALSDFTGQKAARANLQVFIGAAKARGEALDHVLFVGPPGLGKTTLAQIVARELGANFRSTSGPVIAKAGDLAAQLTNLEERDVLFIDEIHRLNPAVEEILYPAMEDFQLDLVIGEGPAARSVKIELPKFTLVGATTRAGLLTTPLRDRFGIPVRLEFYTTDELELIVKRGARVLKIGMSDDGANEIAKRARGTPRIAGRLLRRVRDFAIVEGLDTVSRALADKALRLLDVDSAGLDIMDRKYLIMVAESFSGGPVGIETIAAALSEPRDAIEEIIEPFLIQKGFVQRTPRGRILTPHAFRHLGLPEPQRGPESGVQPGLFDPGSSQGQG; translated from the coding sequence GTGACGATTCCGGAGGGGAGCAAGGGAATTCTGGCGCCCGAGAGCCGCGAGGATGATATCGATGCCTCGCTGCGCCCGCTCGCCCTGTCCGATTTCACCGGCCAGAAGGCCGCGCGCGCCAATCTCCAGGTGTTCATCGGCGCGGCGAAGGCGCGCGGCGAGGCGCTTGATCATGTGCTCTTCGTCGGGCCCCCTGGGCTGGGCAAGACCACGCTGGCGCAGATCGTGGCGCGCGAACTCGGTGCGAATTTCCGCTCGACCTCCGGCCCCGTCATCGCGAAGGCCGGCGATCTCGCTGCGCAGCTGACCAATCTGGAAGAGCGCGACGTGCTCTTCATCGACGAGATCCACCGCCTCAATCCCGCCGTGGAGGAAATCCTTTATCCTGCCATGGAGGATTTTCAGCTCGATCTCGTCATCGGCGAGGGGCCGGCGGCGCGTTCGGTGAAGATCGAATTGCCGAAATTCACCCTCGTCGGCGCCACCACCCGCGCCGGCCTGCTGACGACGCCTTTGCGCGACCGGTTCGGCATCCCGGTACGGCTCGAATTCTATACGACCGACGAACTCGAACTCATCGTCAAGCGTGGCGCGCGGGTCCTGAAGATCGGCATGAGCGATGACGGCGCCAACGAAATCGCCAAACGCGCCCGCGGCACGCCCCGCATCGCCGGGCGGCTTTTGCGCCGGGTGCGCGATTTCGCCATCGTCGAGGGGCTCGACACGGTGTCCCGCGCGCTGGCCGACAAGGCGCTGCGGCTGCTCGATGTCGATTCCGCAGGCCTCGACATCATGGACCGCAAGTATCTCATCATGGTCGCCGAGAGCTTTTCCGGCGGGCCGGTGGGCATCGAAACCATCGCAGCCGCCCTGTCCGAACCGCGCGACGCGATCGAGGAGATCATCGAACCCTTCCTGATCCAGAAGGGCTTCGTCCAGCGCACCCCGCGCGGACGTATCCTCACGCCGCATGCCTTCCGCCATCTTGGCCTGCCCGAGCCGCAACGCGGGCCGGAATCGGGAGTCCAGCCCGGTCTGTTCGATCCCGGTTCATCGCAGGGGCAGGGCTGA
- a CDS encoding DMT family transporter: MSAPIPEPGPDAVLRRAVIEALIGVAILSAMDALVKGLAGHLPVIAVTFLRFAFGAVAALAVAGITRPGWPSAETMRVNGFRALLIVFTALCFFYALSVLPLAETLALAFLAPVFMALFGAVLLREIITRRVVIALAAGFSGMLIIVFGKAETGTLGPQAMLGAIAALASAVTYALAMVLLRARATRDSLVVIVTLHNLLPAIILVFPALIVWTAPTALQWGWAALLGSLGVAGHLLLASAFKRAETGRIAPLDYTSLIWAVLFGYVFFDEMPTLFTFAGAGLIILGALNASRR; the protein is encoded by the coding sequence ATGTCAGCCCCGATCCCCGAACCCGGCCCCGATGCCGTCCTGCGGCGCGCCGTGATCGAGGCGCTGATCGGTGTTGCCATTCTTTCGGCCATGGATGCGCTGGTGAAGGGATTGGCCGGGCATCTCCCCGTCATCGCTGTCACCTTCCTGCGTTTCGCCTTCGGCGCCGTCGCGGCGCTGGCCGTGGCCGGGATCACGCGTCCGGGCTGGCCGAGTGCCGAAACCATGCGCGTCAACGGCTTTCGCGCGTTGCTGATCGTCTTCACCGCCCTGTGCTTCTTCTATGCGCTGAGCGTGCTGCCGCTGGCGGAAACGCTGGCGCTCGCCTTTCTCGCCCCCGTCTTCATGGCCTTGTTCGGGGCGGTCCTGCTGCGCGAGATCATCACCCGCCGGGTGGTGATCGCGCTGGCAGCCGGTTTCAGTGGGATGCTGATCATCGTCTTCGGCAAGGCGGAGACCGGGACGCTCGGACCGCAGGCCATGCTCGGCGCGATCGCGGCGCTCGCCTCGGCAGTGACCTATGCCCTCGCCATGGTGCTTCTGCGGGCCCGCGCCACGCGCGATTCGCTCGTCGTGATCGTGACGCTGCATAATCTGTTGCCGGCGATCATTCTCGTCTTCCCGGCTCTCATCGTCTGGACGGCGCCGACGGCGTTGCAATGGGGCTGGGCGGCCTTGCTGGGAAGCCTCGGCGTGGCCGGCCACCTGCTGCTCGCGAGCGCCTTCAAGCGCGCGGAGACCGGGCGGATCGCGCCGCTCGATTATACCTCGCTGATCTGGGCGGTGTTGTTCGGCTATGTCTTCTTCGACGAGATGCCGACGCTGTTCACTTTCGCCGGCGCGGGGCTGATCATTCTCGGCGCCCTCAACGCCTCGCGGCGATGA
- a CDS encoding LrgB family protein encodes MNGETRADLPPPENGPALQELWVYLATEPLLWLTATLVAYQLGLFVQKRAAGSPLLNPVLIAVVLLVALLAVSGIPYQTYFAGAQFVHFLLGTATVGLALPLWREGARLARRAVPLMTALLCGSATAVASALGLAWALGASRETLLSLAPKSVTAPIAMGVSEQIGGLPSLTAVLVILTGAIGAIFATLALDLIGVRNWRARGFAVGTAAHGIGVARAFQVHPVAGAYAGLAMGLNGLITALALPLLAYFL; translated from the coding sequence ATGAACGGCGAGACACGCGCAGATCTGCCCCCGCCCGAGAATGGCCCGGCCCTGCAGGAACTCTGGGTCTATCTCGCCACCGAGCCGCTCCTGTGGCTCACCGCGACGCTCGTCGCCTATCAGCTCGGGCTTTTCGTGCAAAAGCGCGCCGCCGGCTCGCCCCTGCTCAATCCGGTACTGATCGCGGTCGTGCTGCTGGTGGCGCTGCTCGCCGTGTCGGGCATTCCCTACCAGACCTATTTCGCCGGCGCGCAATTCGTGCATTTCCTGCTCGGCACCGCCACGGTCGGCCTCGCCCTGCCGCTCTGGCGCGAGGGCGCCCGGCTGGCGCGACGCGCCGTTCCGCTGATGACGGCCCTGCTTTGCGGCTCGGCCACGGCGGTGGCGAGCGCGCTCGGCCTCGCCTGGGCGCTGGGTGCGAGCCGCGAGACGCTGCTCTCGCTCGCACCCAAATCCGTGACGGCGCCGATCGCCATGGGTGTTTCCGAGCAGATCGGCGGGCTCCCCTCGCTGACGGCGGTGCTGGTGATCCTCACCGGCGCGATCGGCGCGATCTTCGCCACGCTGGCGCTCGATCTGATCGGCGTGCGCAACTGGCGCGCGCGCGGCTTCGCCGTGGGGACGGCGGCGCACGGGATCGGCGTCGCCCGGGCCTTCCAGGTGCATCCGGTCGCCGGCGCCTATGCGGGGCTCGCGATGGGGCTGAACGGGCTGATCACGGCCCTCGCCCTGCCGCTGCTGGCATACTTTCTTTGA
- a CDS encoding CidA/LrgA family protein has protein sequence MLEAATWLLIFQLAGEIITRLFGLPLPGPVLGMVLLVAAMSVRPTLAEKLGSLVDGLLANLGLLFVPAGVGVSLHLGLLRAEWLPILVALIGSTIAGIVVTALVYDALSPQERGQEDKQP, from the coding sequence ATGCTCGAAGCCGCGACCTGGCTCCTGATCTTTCAACTCGCCGGTGAGATCATCACCCGCCTGTTCGGCCTGCCGCTGCCCGGACCGGTGCTCGGCATGGTCCTGCTCGTCGCCGCCATGAGCGTGCGCCCGACCCTGGCCGAGAAGCTGGGCAGCCTCGTCGACGGGCTTCTGGCCAATCTCGGCCTGCTCTTCGTGCCCGCCGGGGTCGGCGTATCGTTGCATCTGGGTCTGTTGCGGGCGGAATGGCTGCCCATCCTGGTGGCGCTGATCGGCAGCACCATTGCGGGTATCGTCGTGACGGCGCTGGTCTATGACGCGCTTTCGCCGCAGGAGCGCGGGCAGGAGGACAAGCAGCCATGA
- a CDS encoding efflux RND transporter periplasmic adaptor subunit, with translation MAEPAPEKPGSQADEAQASRAARPDRSTWIAGGIVLALVLWMGSGFVFPAEEEEQVVRDEPVAPVAVSVRESQAQPVEQVFIAEGQALPVRDTVLRAEMSGEIVALEAERGDSVSEGAVIARFNDEERAAARAQAEAELERAERELEQAETLLDRGTGTLDRVVNARTARAAADAALVSARRAERHTTIRAGFDGRLDDLDIETGEFVSAGETVGRLIDLDPLRVEIQVPQQVLSGIHTGMQAEVRFITGETAQGVIRFVGSAADPRTRTFPAEIAVDNPDSTIPAGISAQVRVPTEGTMAHFLSPATLALSTDGRLVVKTVDDEDVVVAHTVSIVRAQSDGIHVAGLPDTARVITIGQGFVNDGDTVAPQPDERDAPEPGDDPQAVTQAPDTQAPETGTQGDAQAVSPLDPADPASELFGDDAQMPSPGAQ, from the coding sequence TTGGCAGAGCCCGCCCCGGAAAAACCTGGTTCGCAAGCAGATGAGGCGCAGGCCTCCCGTGCGGCACGTCCTGATCGCTCGACCTGGATTGCGGGCGGCATCGTGCTCGCGCTGGTTCTGTGGATGGGATCGGGCTTCGTCTTTCCCGCCGAGGAGGAAGAGCAGGTCGTGCGCGATGAGCCGGTTGCGCCCGTCGCCGTCTCGGTGCGCGAATCGCAAGCGCAGCCGGTGGAGCAGGTCTTCATCGCCGAAGGCCAGGCCCTGCCGGTGCGCGATACGGTCTTGCGCGCCGAGATGTCCGGCGAGATCGTGGCGCTCGAAGCGGAGCGCGGTGACAGCGTCAGCGAAGGCGCCGTCATCGCCCGTTTCAATGATGAGGAGCGCGCTGCGGCCCGAGCCCAGGCGGAGGCCGAGCTGGAGCGCGCCGAGCGCGAGCTCGAACAGGCGGAAACCCTGCTCGATCGCGGAACCGGCACTCTCGATCGCGTCGTCAATGCACGCACTGCGCGCGCCGCTGCCGACGCGGCGCTGGTTTCGGCCCGCCGCGCCGAGCGTCATACGACGATCCGGGCGGGTTTCGACGGGCGGCTCGATGATCTCGATATCGAGACGGGTGAATTCGTCTCCGCCGGCGAGACGGTGGGACGTCTGATCGATCTCGATCCGCTGCGTGTCGAGATCCAGGTGCCGCAGCAGGTGCTGAGCGGCATCCATACCGGCATGCAGGCCGAGGTACGGTTTATCACGGGTGAGACAGCGCAGGGCGTCATCCGTTTCGTCGGCTCTGCTGCCGATCCGCGCACGCGGACCTTTCCTGCCGAGATCGCGGTGGACAATCCCGACAGCACGATACCGGCGGGCATCAGCGCACAGGTGCGCGTCCCCACTGAAGGGACCATGGCGCATTTCCTCTCGCCCGCCACCCTGGCGCTGTCCACCGACGGGCGCCTCGTCGTGAAGACGGTGGATGATGAGGATGTCGTCGTCGCTCACACGGTCTCCATCGTGCGCGCGCAGAGCGACGGCATCCATGTCGCCGGCCTGCCTGATACGGCGCGGGTGATCACCATCGGTCAGGGCTTCGTCAATGACGGCGATACCGTCGCGCCGCAACCCGATGAACGTGATGCACCAGAGCCGGGGGATGATCCGCAAGCCGTCACGCAGGCGCCGGATACGCAAGCGCCGGAAACCGGTACGCAAGGCGATGCGCAGGCGGTCAGTCCGCTCGATCCGGCTGATCCGGCTTCCGAACTGTTCGGCGATGACGCGCAGATGCCGTCACCGGGAGCGCAATGA